The genomic interval GATGTCGAAGATCTCTCGGGGACGGCCGATATCAATGCCTCCGGCGGCCTTGCCGTCAAACCCACCGCCATGATGCTTTCTTTGCGCTGGAATATTGTCGCATCCCGGAGAATCAGTCCCTATTTTCAGATAGGATTCGGTTTCGCCTCTGTAAATGCCCTGAGGAAAGCCGAACTGGATTATGCTTACGATTACACCTTCAAAGTTCCCAATGAACCGGATGAGATGGGCGGCGACAGCGACAGAAAAACTCTGGAAGATATCGATAACGAACGGGAGGAGGGCGAGGACTCGCTTTTTGAAGAGATCCCGTTTCTGCCTTTCTTTAATTTGTCATTCGGCTTGAGAGCCCGCCTTATGGACAATCTCCATGTTCTGGCCGAGGGCGGATTTTTCAACGGCCTCATTCTCCGCGGCGGCCTGTCTCTGCGGTTTTAGGCGCTTAACGCCGCCACGTTTTGTTGGGTGTTCCGCGGGTGGGGGAGTGTTGTACGGAACCAAAGGCCCTCCGGGTTCGTAAATCTATTATGAGCGCTGAGAATCAGCTCGTTAGACCCGAGCGGCCGCGGGCTGCCGGTTTTTTTCCGGAATTCATCGAGGAGAGATCATGAAAATCGGATTGGGTTTCTTGACATGTCTTTTGACCGCAACGCTGTTTATGTGTTCCGCCCCCGCGTCGCAGGAGCCGGGGATGACCGTCCCTCCGCAAACGGACAGGCATGACAACTCCGCCGATGAAGCGCGGACCATCCTGGCCCGTTACGCGGAAGCCTGGAGGGGCAGGGAGGAAATGCCGTCCCTGAAAGAGCCGATTTTCGTTGCCTTTTGGATTTCCGGCGAAGGCGGCGGCGAATTCACGGTTGTTCTGGCTCCGGATGGTCCGGCCGAGGTTGTGGACGGCATTGCCGAAGATCACGCGGGTGGATTCCGCACCAATATGGAGACGCTCCGCAGGCTGGACCGGAACGAAATCAACGCCATGACCGCCATGGGGCGGGCGAATTGGAGCGACCCGGCCGATATGGATCCGGTCATTCCGGGAGGCCGGCTGACACCGGAGCTGCAGGCCCTGCTTCTGCCGCTGACGTTCCACTTCTGGAACCGGGACTGGCCGGAAGTCGTGCCTTTCGGCGAGGGGACGACCCGTTTCGTCCACGGCGGCAATGCCGCGATTTTTTTCTATGACCAAGGATTGCGAACAGGCTGGTACCAGATCAAAGAGGGAATGCATATCAACGCCGATCCCTCCGATCAGACCAATCCGTTTCCCAGCCTCTTTATCGTGACTCGGGGGAGTATCATGGCCCGGCTGGACGGCCGGGAACAACGGCTCAGTGAGGGCGTTGCGGTCCATGTCCCGGCGGGGATGCCCCACGAGTTCTGGGCCGGACCCGGAGAATACGGTGAGGTTATTATGATCTGCTGGGGCGAAGGCGCATAAGAAGATATTGCATGGCTTCGATAAATATTAAATGATGGGGAAGAAGGAGAACGACATGAACGAAAAACGCGGCGGAATCCGGCGGATTTTCTCCGGAATCGGTCGGGGGATCGATATCAGCGGACGCATCGTGGCCAACATCCTCTTGTTGGCTCTGGTCGTTTTTCTGTTGTCCCTGGTGTTCGGGGGCGGCAAGCCAAAGGTGCCGTCAAAGGCGGCCCTGGTGCTCAATCCCGCGGGTGTCATCGTTGAACAGCTCTCGGGAACAAACCTCAGCCGCGTCGTCGACAGGCTGACGGGACAGTATCAGGAGGAGGCGCTGCTCAAGGATCTCCTGGACGCCGTCGAGGCGGCCCGTGAGGACTCCCGCATCCAGGCCCTGGTTTTGGATCTCAATAAGCTTTCGGGCGGCGGGAAAAGTAAACTCGAGGACCTCGGCACGGCGCTCCTGAACTTCAAGGAGAGCGGCAAGCCCTTGATTGCCGTCTCCGACAACTACAACCAAACGGCCTATTACCTGGCCGCCCATGCGGACGAGATTCACATCAATGACATGGGTATGCTGATGCTCGAGGGCTATTCCCGGTATCGCATGTATTATAAGGAAGGTCTGGACAAGCTGGAGGTGGAGTGGCACATCTTCCGGGTCGGCGAGTACAAGTCGGCCACCGAACCCTACATGCGCAGCGGCGCTTCGCCCGAGGCCAAGGAGGCCGACCTGGCTGTCCTGAACGACCAGTGGGACCAGTTCCTGGCCGAGACGGCCGCGGCAAGGGGAATCGAAGTTGCGGCCCTGGCCGACTACATCAATCATTTTCCCGAGATCCTGCAGGCCGCAGGGGGAGACACGGCTGCCGCGGCGTTGGCTGCGGGCCTTGTGGACCGCGTGGGTCCGCGGGATGCCGTGCGTGATCGGGTGATCGATCTTGTGGGCGAGGACAAGAAGTCCAAATCTTTCAAACGCATGAACTTCGCTCCCTATCTCGAAGCTCTCGGCAGAAAGCGGCCCGGCGCCGCCGAGACCAAGGGTGATGCCGTGGCCGTCATTGTCGCCCGCGGCACCATTCTGGACGGCTCGCGCCCGCCTGGAGAAATCGGCGGCGACTCGACCGCCGCCCTGATCCGCCGGGCCCGCCATGATAAGGATGTTAAGGCCGTCGTCTTGCGCGTGGACAGCGGCGGCGGAAGCGCGTTTGCCTCCGAGGTCATCCGCCGTGAACTGGAGCTGGTCCGCGAAGCCGGCAAGCCCGTGGTGTCTTCCATGGGCAGCGTGGCGGCTTCGGGCGGTTACTGGATCACCATGGCCTCGGACGAAGTCTGGGCCAGCCCCAGCACCATCACGGGCTCCATTGGTATCTTCGGCATGTTCCCAAATTACCACAAACCGCTGGCCAAGCATCTTGGAATCCGCGTCGACGGCGTGGCCACCACGAGGCTGGCCGGGGCCCTGAGGCCGGGCCTGCCCTTTGACCCGGAGGCCGGCAAGGTCATCCAGGCCGTGATCGACAACGGCTATGAGAATTTCATCGGCAAGGCGGCCGCCGCGCGCAACATGAGCCGGGAGGATTTGGATCGTGTCGCCCGCGGCCGCATCTGGAGCGGCCGGGCCGCTCGAGATCTGGGGTTGGTGGACAACCTGGGGAGCCTGGATGACGCCGTCGCCTCGGCCGCCCGTCTGGCCAAGCTCGAAAAATATCGGACGAAGATCATCGAGCGGAAGGAGACTTGGCGGGAGAGGATGGTTGCCGGTCTATTGCGCGGAGCCGTTCGGTTGGCCGGGGTCGATGGACAAACCGTACTGAAACCGTCCGTCGCCCGCCGCCTTCTTGAACAGCTCACGTCGGACTATGAAAAGCTGGATCGGTTGTCCGATCCCAACGGCATCTACCTCTACAGCTTCCTCCTGGTGGATTGATTCTTGCTTGGCTTTGGCAAAGTAATGATAAGTATGAAAATATGAATTTGTTTGGAGGAAAAATGAAAGATCGTCATGAAAACCGAACCGGGATATTCAGGCTTGCGGTCGCACTGCTCGGGCTGCTTGTTTTCACGAGCATCGTGTCCGCGGTGGACAATGCCGGAAACGCCCGGCTTCTTCGCCAACCCACGGTGAGCGCCGACCACATCGCCTTTGCTTATGGAGGCGATCTCTGGCTTGTCGGCCGCGAGGGCGGCGAAGCCCGCCGCCTGACAAGCACGCCCGCCGTGGAGAGTGACCCCCATCTGTCTCCCGACGGGCGGATGATCGCCTTCAGTTCCAACCGGTCCGGCGACTGGGCGGTCTATGTCATGCCGTCGGCGGGCGGAGACGCCGTGCGCCTGACCTGGTACCCCGCGTCCTCCTATGCCCGAGGCTGGACTCCCGACGGAAGCCGGATCCTTTATGCCTCCAGCCGGGAGACGGCGCCTGTGGGCTACGATCGCCTTTGGACCGTGTCTCCGCAGGGCGGCCCGTCCTTAAGGCTTCCTTCTCCCTTCGGCCACCGGGCCTCGTACTCACCGGACGGCCGTCGAATGGTTGTCGATCAGATCAGCCGCTGGGACGTCGAATGGCGCGGCTACAGGGGCGGCCAGAATACGCCGCTTGTCCTCTTGGACCTCAAAACCCTCGATGAAGTCCTGCTCCCCAACGAGCGGACGATCGACATCCATCCGGTCTGGCTGGGCGATCGCGTTTTCTTCCTGTCCGACCGCGACTGGGTCAGCAACATCTGGTCCTACCATGTGAAGACGGGCTCCATGGAACAGGTGACCCGGTTCCGCGATGTCGATGTCAAAACTCTGGCCGGCCGCGGCGACGCCCTGGTCTTCGAACAGGACGGTTGGATCCATACACTGGACCCGGCCTCGGGAAATATCAGGAAACTCGACATCTCAATCCGCGGTGACTTCCCCTGGGCCGAGACACGGTGGGTGAATGTGAGCCGGAACATCCGGGAGGCGTCCCTCTCGGCCACAGGCAAGCGTGCGGTCATGGAGGCCCGCGGCGAAATCTTCACCATTCCCGTGGAGCACGGCAGCGTGAGAAACCTCAGCCGCAATTCCGGTGCCGCGGATCGGTCGCCGGTTTGGTCGCCGGACGGCGCGAAGGTGGCCTGGTTTTCTGACGACGGCCGCGGCTACCGCCTGCTTGTCGGCTCTCAGGACGGTCTTTCCGAGCCCCGCTCCTACGACATCGGAGAGTCGAAGATGGCCTGGGCGCCGGCCTGGTCGCCCGACGGCAGCCGGATCGCCTTCGTGGACGACCGTGTCCGGATTCGAGTGATCCGGCTGGACACAGGCGAAATCAGCACGGTGGATCGGGACGGATTGCTGGGAAGCCGGACCGACCCCGGGCCGGTCTGGTCTCCGGACTCCAAGTGGCTGGCCTACGCCAAATCCTATCCGAACCACTTCCGCCGGATCGTTATCTGGTCGTTGGAGACAGGGAAAAGCATGCCGATTACGGATGCCATGGCCCATGCGATATCGCCCGAATGGGACCGTGACGGACGCCATCTCTGGTTCCTCGCATCCACGGATCTGGGCCGGGCGGCGGGCTGGGCCAACACCAGCTCCATGACCGCATCCCCCAGCTTCGGCGCTTATGTGAGCGTTCTTCGGGCGGATGACCCGACGCCGTTCACCCTCCGCAGCGATGAAGAAAAACCGGGCGGCGAGAAAAAGCCCGACGCCGAGAAAAAGCCGGCCGAGGCCAAGCCCGACACGAAAGGCGCCGACGCCAAATCCGAACCGGCCGCCGACCCCGTCCGCATCGATTTCGACGGCATCGACCGCCGGATTGTCGCCCTGCCGATGCCCGTCCGCCGTTACGCCGGTCTCATGGCCGGTCCGAAAGGCACGGTCTTCATCGCAGAATTCGTTGAGGGTCAACAAGGCGCGGTTCTACAAAAATTCACCCTCGAAAGCCGGGAGGCGAAGGAATTCGTCCGCGGCGTCACTCGAGCCGCGGTTTCGGGCGATGGATCCAGTCTTCTGTTTCAGGCCGACGGCCAGTGGCGCGTCGTGGATACGGCCAGGCCGCCGGAACCCGGAAAGGGACGTCTGAACGTCGACCTGCAGGCCAGAATCGATCCGATGGTGGAGTGGCGCCAGATCTTCGAGGAATCCTGGCGCTATCAACGGGACTTTTTATATGATCCGACCACGCACGGTGCGGACTGGGGAGCCGTCTGGAAACGCTATGAACCTTTGGTCGCGCATGTCCGGCATCGGGCCGACCTCAATTATGTCATCGACATGGTCAACGGCGAACTGTC from Acidobacteriota bacterium carries:
- a CDS encoding cupin domain-containing protein, producing MTVPPQTDRHDNSADEARTILARYAEAWRGREEMPSLKEPIFVAFWISGEGGGEFTVVLAPDGPAEVVDGIAEDHAGGFRTNMETLRRLDRNEINAMTAMGRANWSDPADMDPVIPGGRLTPELQALLLPLTFHFWNRDWPEVVPFGEGTTRFVHGGNAAIFFYDQGLRTGWYQIKEGMHINADPSDQTNPFPSLFIVTRGSIMARLDGREQRLSEGVAVHVPAGMPHEFWAGPGEYGEVIMICWGEGA
- the sppA gene encoding signal peptide peptidase SppA; its protein translation is MNEKRGGIRRIFSGIGRGIDISGRIVANILLLALVVFLLSLVFGGGKPKVPSKAALVLNPAGVIVEQLSGTNLSRVVDRLTGQYQEEALLKDLLDAVEAAREDSRIQALVLDLNKLSGGGKSKLEDLGTALLNFKESGKPLIAVSDNYNQTAYYLAAHADEIHINDMGMLMLEGYSRYRMYYKEGLDKLEVEWHIFRVGEYKSATEPYMRSGASPEAKEADLAVLNDQWDQFLAETAAARGIEVAALADYINHFPEILQAAGGDTAAAALAAGLVDRVGPRDAVRDRVIDLVGEDKKSKSFKRMNFAPYLEALGRKRPGAAETKGDAVAVIVARGTILDGSRPPGEIGGDSTAALIRRARHDKDVKAVVLRVDSGGGSAFASEVIRRELELVREAGKPVVSSMGSVAASGGYWITMASDEVWASPSTITGSIGIFGMFPNYHKPLAKHLGIRVDGVATTRLAGALRPGLPFDPEAGKVIQAVIDNGYENFIGKAAAARNMSREDLDRVARGRIWSGRAARDLGLVDNLGSLDDAVASAARLAKLEKYRTKIIERKETWRERMVAGLLRGAVRLAGVDGQTVLKPSVARRLLEQLTSDYEKLDRLSDPNGIYLYSFLLVD
- a CDS encoding PDZ domain-containing protein, with the translated sequence MKDRHENRTGIFRLAVALLGLLVFTSIVSAVDNAGNARLLRQPTVSADHIAFAYGGDLWLVGREGGEARRLTSTPAVESDPHLSPDGRMIAFSSNRSGDWAVYVMPSAGGDAVRLTWYPASSYARGWTPDGSRILYASSRETAPVGYDRLWTVSPQGGPSLRLPSPFGHRASYSPDGRRMVVDQISRWDVEWRGYRGGQNTPLVLLDLKTLDEVLLPNERTIDIHPVWLGDRVFFLSDRDWVSNIWSYHVKTGSMEQVTRFRDVDVKTLAGRGDALVFEQDGWIHTLDPASGNIRKLDISIRGDFPWAETRWVNVSRNIREASLSATGKRAVMEARGEIFTIPVEHGSVRNLSRNSGAADRSPVWSPDGAKVAWFSDDGRGYRLLVGSQDGLSEPRSYDIGESKMAWAPAWSPDGSRIAFVDDRVRIRVIRLDTGEISTVDRDGLLGSRTDPGPVWSPDSKWLAYAKSYPNHFRRIVIWSLETGKSMPITDAMAHAISPEWDRDGRHLWFLASTDLGRAAGWANTSSMTASPSFGAYVSVLRADDPTPFTLRSDEEKPGGEKKPDAEKKPAEAKPDTKGADAKSEPAADPVRIDFDGIDRRIVALPMPVRRYAGLMAGPKGTVFIAEFVEGQQGAVLQKFTLESREAKEFVRGVTRAAVSGDGSSLLFQADGQWRVVDTARPPEPGKGRLNVDLQARIDPMVEWRQIFEESWRYQRDFLYDPTTHGADWGAVWKRYEPLVAHVRHRADLNYVIDMVNGELSVGHSFVSGGDMPETASPKSAALGADLLADAGRWRIARIFTHESWNPTLRAPLDNPGLRIDEGHFLLAVDGVEMTDRDDPYRLLEGTRGRQTVLHINDKPDMKGAWTVTVEPIASEGMLRQRAWVEDNRRKVDELSGGRLAYVWVPNTGQPGVISFDRYYFSQQDRKGAVIDERFNGGRAARDLGLVDNLGS